In a genomic window of Halomonas denitrificans:
- a CDS encoding sigma-70 family RNA polymerase sigma factor: protein MDRSIDDEYRTLVRAFNEGAPDASGELFEALYHELRAIARRHLGRERAAATVSPTVLVHEAFLRFTGRPIDRINDNRHFLALIARVMRQWMVDRARRQQAAKRGNRPLMATFAEDRIAGDDGLDAADLLALDDALAALRERDPAMADVVEFRYFVGFTIPETASALDVSERTVARHWEAARAWLLVRMGPRGPR, encoded by the coding sequence ATGGACCGGTCGATCGACGACGAGTACCGAACGCTGGTGCGCGCCTTCAACGAGGGCGCGCCCGACGCCTCCGGCGAGCTGTTCGAAGCCCTTTACCACGAACTTCGTGCCATCGCCCGCCGACACCTCGGCCGTGAGCGCGCCGCCGCCACCGTTTCGCCGACGGTCCTGGTCCACGAAGCCTTCCTTCGTTTCACCGGCCGGCCGATCGACCGGATCAACGACAATCGACACTTCCTCGCGCTGATCGCTCGGGTCATGCGCCAGTGGATGGTCGACCGTGCCCGCAGACAGCAGGCCGCCAAGCGCGGCAACCGGCCGCTGATGGCCACCTTTGCCGAAGACCGGATCGCCGGCGACGACGGCCTGGACGCAGCCGACCTGCTCGCCCTCGACGACGCCCTCGCCGCGCTACGCGAGCGCGATCCGGCCATGGCCGATGTCGTCGAGTTCCGCTATTTCGTCGGTTTCACCATTCCCGAAACCGCCTCGGCGCTCGACGTGTCCGAACGCACCGTGGCTCGGCACTGGGAGGCCGCGCGCGCCTGGCTGCTGGTGCGCATGGGGCCTCGCGGGCCTCGCTGA
- the ubiB gene encoding ubiquinone biosynthesis regulatory protein kinase UbiB, with the protein MIRRALRMLRIAVVLARYRLDELLVELPPLRIARAVRLVPWGRRRVRELPRGRRLRLALEELGPIYVKFGQILSTRRDLLPPDIADELADLQDAVPPFSGEQARSIVEQQLKAPIDALYARFDVEPMASASIAQVHAAELPDGEQVVVKVVRPGIEDRIRDDLELLGALARLARRYHPEGDRIRPNEIVEEFERFIYDELDMQREGANASLLRRNFEESDDLYIPRIHWSHTADRVLTMERVGGVPVRDVDELRRRGVDLEKLARRGIRVFYQQVFRDNLFHADMHPGNIRIDTSDPDNASYIALDFGIVGSLTPKDLYYIGENFLAIFNREYRRVAELHIEAGWVPADTRIDEMEAAARTVCEPSFTRPLEEVSFAELVVNLFNVARRFKLTVQPQLIMLQKTLLNIEGMGRDLYPKINIWDVAKPELERIFRERYGIKRTARRIGREVPAWLASAPEVPGFVLDALKHAARGRFRARLESEDLETISASLKTHNRGTPGAVLTAGLLIASAVMAAFDVGPFLSEHSVPAMIGFAFSALIAWRAMR; encoded by the coding sequence GTGATCCGCCGCGCGCTTCGAATGCTGCGCATCGCGGTCGTGCTCGCGCGGTACCGCCTGGACGAACTGCTGGTCGAGCTCCCCCCGCTGCGCATCGCCCGCGCCGTGCGCCTGGTCCCATGGGGTCGGCGCCGAGTGCGCGAACTTCCGCGCGGGCGTCGCCTCCGGCTGGCGCTGGAAGAACTCGGCCCGATCTACGTCAAGTTCGGCCAGATCCTCTCGACGCGGCGTGATCTGCTGCCGCCCGATATCGCCGACGAGCTCGCCGACCTGCAGGATGCCGTGCCGCCGTTTTCCGGCGAGCAGGCTCGCTCGATCGTCGAGCAGCAGCTCAAGGCGCCGATCGATGCGCTGTATGCACGCTTCGACGTCGAACCGATGGCGTCTGCCTCGATCGCCCAGGTCCACGCCGCCGAGCTGCCGGACGGCGAGCAGGTCGTGGTCAAGGTCGTGCGTCCGGGCATCGAGGACCGGATCCGGGACGACCTGGAGCTGCTCGGTGCGCTGGCCCGACTGGCCCGCCGGTACCACCCGGAAGGCGACCGCATCCGGCCGAACGAAATCGTCGAGGAATTCGAGCGCTTCATCTACGACGAACTGGACATGCAGCGCGAGGGCGCCAACGCCAGCCTGCTGCGGAGAAACTTCGAGGAGTCCGACGACCTCTACATTCCGCGCATCCACTGGTCGCATACGGCGGACCGGGTGCTGACGATGGAGCGGGTCGGCGGCGTTCCCGTGCGCGATGTCGACGAATTGCGGCGCCGCGGCGTGGACCTCGAGAAGCTGGCCCGCCGCGGCATCCGCGTGTTCTACCAGCAGGTCTTCCGCGACAACCTGTTCCACGCCGACATGCACCCCGGCAATATCCGGATCGACACCAGCGACCCCGACAATGCCTCCTACATCGCGCTGGATTTCGGCATCGTCGGCAGCCTGACGCCGAAGGACCTCTACTACATCGGCGAGAACTTCCTGGCGATCTTCAACCGCGAGTATCGCCGCGTGGCCGAACTGCACATCGAGGCCGGGTGGGTGCCCGCCGATACCCGGATCGACGAGATGGAAGCCGCCGCGCGAACGGTCTGCGAACCGAGCTTCACCCGGCCCCTGGAAGAAGTCTCCTTCGCCGAACTGGTAGTCAACCTGTTCAACGTCGCGCGGCGCTTCAAGCTGACCGTGCAGCCGCAGCTCATCATGCTGCAGAAGACGCTGCTCAACATCGAAGGCATGGGTCGCGACCTGTACCCGAAGATCAATATCTGGGACGTCGCCAAGCCCGAGCTGGAGCGGATCTTCCGGGAACGCTACGGCATCAAGCGCACCGCGCGCCGGATCGGCCGCGAGGTACCCGCGTGGCTGGCCAGTGCGCCCGAAGTCCCGGGTTTCGTGCTCGATGCGTTGAAGCACGCGGCCCGCGGCCGGTTTCGTGCGCGGCTCGAGAGCGAGGACCTGGAAACGATCTCGGCTTCGCTGAAGACCCACAACCGCGGCACGCCCGGCGCCGTGCTGACCGCCGGCCTGTTGATCGCCTCGGCCGTCATGGCTGCCTTCGACGTCGGTCCGTTCCTGTCCGAGCACTCCGTGCCCGCGATGATCGGCTTCGCCTTCAGCGCATTGATCGCCTGGCGGGCGATGCGCTGA
- a CDS encoding SCP2 sterol-binding domain-containing protein: MSRYVTPLPALLARACELVANRAAALDPAAAEHLAPLAGHWLRFELDGLGIDLWVGAEGERLRVLAEPEDPDLEADTMVSGTPGALLAMAVPDLSGPGGVRIEGDARLAQKFQQAMTRIDPDLEQGLADAFGPLLGPQMYRVVRETVDFGGHAARSGGHQFAHWLREESDLVPPPADWRAFRDGVDELREAVDRFAGRVRRRLDA; the protein is encoded by the coding sequence ATGTCGCGCTACGTCACGCCCCTGCCTGCGCTGCTGGCCCGTGCCTGCGAGCTGGTCGCCAACCGCGCTGCCGCCCTGGACCCCGCGGCGGCCGAGCATCTCGCGCCGCTCGCCGGGCACTGGCTCCGGTTCGAGCTCGACGGCCTGGGCATCGACCTGTGGGTCGGTGCCGAGGGGGAGCGCCTGCGGGTGCTGGCCGAACCGGAGGATCCGGACCTCGAGGCCGACACCATGGTCAGCGGCACGCCCGGCGCGTTGCTGGCGATGGCCGTGCCCGACCTGTCGGGCCCCGGCGGTGTCCGGATCGAGGGCGACGCGCGCCTTGCGCAGAAATTCCAGCAGGCCATGACCCGCATCGACCCGGACCTGGAGCAGGGCCTGGCCGATGCCTTCGGCCCGCTGCTCGGGCCGCAGATGTATCGGGTCGTCCGCGAGACGGTCGATTTCGGCGGCCATGCCGCGCGAAGCGGCGGCCACCAGTTCGCGCACTGGCTGCGCGAGGAGAGTGACCTGGTGCCGCCGCCGGCCGACTGGCGGGCGTTCCGGGACGGCGTCGACGAATTGCGCGAGGCCGTGGACCGGTTTGCCGGCAGGGTGCGCAGGAGGCTCGACGCGTGA